One window from the genome of Epinephelus fuscoguttatus linkage group LG3, E.fuscoguttatus.final_Chr_v1 encodes:
- the LOC125885622 gene encoding LOW QUALITY PROTEIN: transmembrane domain-containing protein TMIGD3-like (The sequence of the model RefSeq protein was modified relative to this genomic sequence to represent the inferred CDS: deleted 1 base in 1 codon), with protein sequence MKMIFIILVFLVGGLWETEAESVTGVLGREVTITCSHSYASSNVKYFCKGACGYEDILISSRKNKKASNGRYSINDSGNTFYVTISSLTEKDAGTYWCGIERTGVDTYNEVVLIIKKGNPGDALAQSNASSSKILMYVGASLGVIVLALAIVLLMFFRHRKRDTSASSGKDHDVAYATVTIHKQNGQNITTSSLTANKDQDTDSRTNGSSTTQHQDTSNIYSNVAVSSEPQIQPEGLFYSTVSFNKHTDCSTVTPHTEAPTYSAIKIQSTDESTVHDNA encoded by the exons ATGAAGAtgattttcataattttggtcTTTCTTGTGGGAG gGTTATGGGAGACTGAAGCTGAGTCAGTAACAGGAGTGCTGGGACGAGAGGTCACAATAACATGCTCTCACTCTTACGCGTCCTCCAACGTCAAATATTTCTGCAAGGGAGCGTGTGGATATGAAGACATCCTAATAAGTAGCAGAAAAAATAAGAAAGCTTCTAATGGGAGATACAGTATTAATGATAGTGGAAACACATTTTATGTGACCATCTCTAGTCTGACGGAGAAAGACGCAGGAACTTACTGGTGTGGAATAGAGAGAACTGGTGTTGACACATACAATGAAGTAGTCCTCATAATCAAAAAGG GAAACCCTGGCGATGCCTTGGCTCAATCAAATGCTTCATCCTCTA AGATACTGATGTACGTTGGAGCAAGTCTCGGGGTGATTGTGCTGGCCCTTGCAATTGTCCTTCTGATGTTCTTCAGACATCGAAAGAGAGACACCAGTGCATCTTCAG GAAAGGACCATGATGTGGCCTATGCAACAGTAACTATTCATAAACAGAATGGACAGAACATCACTACTTCCTCTTTAACAGCCAATAAGGATCaagacacagacagcaggacTAACGGCTCATCAACCACTCAGCACCAAGATACCAGCAATATTTACTCCAATGTGGCCGTTTCATCCGAGCCTCAGATCCAACCCGAGGGCCTCTTCTACTCCACTGTTAgcttcaacaaacacacagactgtagcACTGTCACACCTCACACTGAAGCACCCACATACTCCGCTATCAAAATACAAAGC ACAGATGAATCAACTGTGCATGACAATGCCTGA
- the LOC125886505 gene encoding CMRF35-like molecule 8 isoform X2 — MAMRKMLLLSTWLFPAVRCQQSKIILSAREGGLVNILCSYDSGYEKYPKYFSKGIYAKRRTIFKITGNMCKEKPQERKYYSCDDTKKRILNVTIYKLTLNDAGTYWCEIDAYFYDPKTEIELKVNKAPAPPKPPLVTSNPPESTTAQAITRNQRQSDTTTGYLHLTERASSTTLWPTPPAGVHTALPPLAGKELYLVVAAAAAAATAVLLLGLVVFLYFRLRKHRHDTAGDAPATVISQRVDNVYSITSPSTEPGDQHITEDVHLIYSTVRFNTEAAAQPRRQITSAAGPSEVYAAIMHPQT; from the exons ATGGCGATGAGGAAAATGCTTCTTCTAAGCACCTGGCTGTTCCCAG CAGTCAGATGCCAACAATCAAAGATAATTCTATCAGCCCGGGAGGGAGGGCTGGTTAAcatcctctgctcatatgactCTGGGTATGAAAAATATCCTAAGTATTTCTCAAAAGGCATTTATGCTAAAAGAAGGACCATCTTTAAAATCACTGGTAATATGTGCAAAGAGAAGCCACAAGAAAGGAAATATTACTCCTGTGATGATACGAAAAAAAGGATCCTGAATGTCACCATCTATAAACTGACCCTGAATGATGCCGGGACATACTGGTGTGAAATAGATGCATACTTTTATGATCCTAAAACAGAAATCGAGCTCAAAGTCAACAAAG CTCCTGCGCCTCCTAAACCTCCACTGGTCACATCAAATCCTCCTGAGTCAACCACAGCTCAAGCCATCACCAGGAACCAGCGACAATCAGACACAACTACAGGTTACTTACACT TGACAGAGAGGGCCAGTAGTACAACACTGTGGCCCACACCACCTGCAGGTGTGCACACAG CGTTACCACCACTGGCAGGAAAGGAGCTGTACTTGGTTgtggcagctgctgctgctgctgctactgctgtgTTGCTGCTGGGTCTGGTGGTGTTTTTGTACTTCAGACTGAGGAAACACAGACATGATACAGCAGGAG ATGCTCCTGCAACGGTAATCAGTCAGCGAGTGGATAACGTGTACAGCATCACCAGCCCCTCCACTGAGCCTGGAGACCAGCACATCACGGAGGACGTCCATCTGATCTACTCCACAGTCCGCTTCAACACAGAGGCAGCCGCTCAGCCCAGGAGACAGATAACATCAGCTGCTGGACCCTCTGAGGTGTACGCCGCTATCATGCACCCACAAACATAG
- the LOC125886505 gene encoding CMRF35-like molecule 9 isoform X1 — protein sequence MAMRKMLLLSTWLFPAVRCQQSKIILSAREGGLVNILCSYDSGYEKYPKYFSKGIYAKRRTIFKITGNMCKEKPQERKYYSCDDTKKRILNVTIYKLTLNDAGTYWCEIDAYFYDPKTEIELKVNKAPAPPKPPLVTSNPPESTTAQAITRNQRQSDTTTVTERASSTTLWPTPPAGVHTALPPLAGKELYLVVAAAAAAATAVLLLGLVVFLYFRLRKHRHDTAGDAPATVISQRVDNVYSITSPSTEPGDQHITEDVHLIYSTVRFNTEAAAQPRRQITSAAGPSELTEKPKEKTTWEETRKTIRKTWS from the exons ATGGCGATGAGGAAAATGCTTCTTCTAAGCACCTGGCTGTTCCCAG CAGTCAGATGCCAACAATCAAAGATAATTCTATCAGCCCGGGAGGGAGGGCTGGTTAAcatcctctgctcatatgactCTGGGTATGAAAAATATCCTAAGTATTTCTCAAAAGGCATTTATGCTAAAAGAAGGACCATCTTTAAAATCACTGGTAATATGTGCAAAGAGAAGCCACAAGAAAGGAAATATTACTCCTGTGATGATACGAAAAAAAGGATCCTGAATGTCACCATCTATAAACTGACCCTGAATGATGCCGGGACATACTGGTGTGAAATAGATGCATACTTTTATGATCCTAAAACAGAAATCGAGCTCAAAGTCAACAAAG CTCCTGCGCCTCCTAAACCTCCACTGGTCACATCAAATCCTCCTGAGTCAACCACAGCTCAAGCCATCACCAGGAACCAGCGACAATCAGACACAACTACAG TGACAGAGAGGGCCAGTAGTACAACACTGTGGCCCACACCACCTGCAGGTGTGCACACAG CGTTACCACCACTGGCAGGAAAGGAGCTGTACTTGGTTgtggcagctgctgctgctgctgctactgctgtgTTGCTGCTGGGTCTGGTGGTGTTTTTGTACTTCAGACTGAGGAAACACAGACATGATACAGCAGGAG ATGCTCCTGCAACGGTAATCAGTCAGCGAGTGGATAACGTGTACAGCATCACCAGCCCCTCCACTGAGCCTGGAGACCAGCACATCACGGAGGACGTCCATCTGATCTACTCCACAGTCCGCTTCAACACAGAGGCAGCCGCTCAGCCCAGGAGACAGATAACATCAGCTGCTGGACCCTCTGAG